Within Fusarium keratoplasticum isolate Fu6.1 chromosome 8, whole genome shotgun sequence, the genomic segment AACCTGGCCAGATAGACACTATCGGCATCTTCCCTGTTTACGAGATACAATCTCACGATGACGACCCTTCAGGTCTACGACCACGATGTCGAGGATCGCGGAGCTTGACGTTGGACCTGACGACATCAGCACCGTGTACCGCTCAGTAATATGATGAACAGGGTTTGGGCTGTGGAAGCGAGCAGTTGCTCGAAAGGAAGTGGTTTTTTTTGCGCCCGGGTTATGGCGGTGGCTGAAATAACTTGTATGAATGATGTGGATAGGGCTGGCAGAATAACCTTTACGGAACTTGGTCAACTATGCTACGTGACGCGACCATTGAGACCTGGAAGTGATACTTGGCCTAAGGTCATGATGATCACTTTGATGGGTCGGCCGTAGACACAGGTAAGTATACTTCATCAAGGTCCACGACTCAAGTATAATGACCTTGACGTCGACTTTCTTACATCATATTACAATGTCGATTATCTGTGACTATGTGGAGCTGAACAGGCACAAACGAGAGACCCCAGTCGGCACTTGGAGAACCATGTAATCGACAACTTGGATCTATATGAGATGTCACATCGACGCGGCAGTATGGCATCAACCTATCAGGGTTCACCAGAATGACAGGCCAGGGGGGTTCTGCTTCAAGCGAATGTGTATATGCTTGGAACTAGCAGGTTTGAACGTATGTATGGGTAGGATATCATTTACTATGGAATCGCTCGACAATGAACCAACCGACATGGAAAAGAGATGAAATGTATAAACCACTCACTGTCACGAACTTCCTCCGCGCCCGGAGCCATTCCGCCAAACGTGATGGACGTCTCGAGAGAACTGGGCCGTCAAGTCTCGGATtttgctgttgatgttgtcaGATGGATGTTGCCATGAGGGAGCTGTCGAGTCTTGATCGTTGACAATCACATACCTGAGCTTGGAGAGATCCACATCCATCGACACCACCGTCGACAGATCCGACAGGTGGTTCTGGGCCCTGGCCTGCTCGTGGGCGTCCAGCACGGCCTGGTGGATCTGCCTGCTCTCGACCAGAGCGTCGGTAAGCTGGGCCCAGGCCTGGGCAGCCTGGATCAGGTACTCTCCAATGTCGTTGACGAGGGTCTTTGCTTGCTCAGTGGAGGCGGGCTCCTTGGCCGCCATGGTACTGGAGGCGATGTCTAGGTGCTGGACCAGGACCAGTAGGCTCTCGGCAGACTGGGCGTCGTACTCGGGCTCGAAGCGGCTTCTGTGGGCGGGCATGGGAGATGGCTCTGTTTAGTAATTAGATTTGCTGATTGCTGAGGAATCTCACAACTCACTGGAAAGTGAAACggggtgaagaagagcaggTGGTATTTCAAGGGGGGTCGTTGATGTGCTGATGTGTCGTGGGGGTTCGGCAGTCGGGAAATCAGCACTTGATATTCCGATATACGGCGAAAGAAAACATcggtataatataaggaacaagaaaaaaaaaaccacTGATCGAGGGGAATGAAACGTTTAATGCCCCGCGGGAGGCGATTACTTAGATACCACTCTCTTCCCCCAGCCCAGTCAGTGGAGACCGGGGgggggaagagagggaagctgagaagagaaaagagacaacaAGGCCAAAATCGAAAAGTTAGCGCCGCCTTTTTCGGGAGCTCCGCTAAGAATAAACAAGGTCCCCTCCAAGAGCGGTcacagaaaaaaaaaaagagcaGGCTTCTCTCTGTGTGTGTTTGCATTCATTGATGGGCACGGGGCAGTCCAAAAGTGCAATTGCTCACCGACtagagaagcagcagcaagtACCGCGACATTACAGAGGGGGTGACCTGTCTGAGGGCTTCTAGAACCGCTAGAATCACGGCACATGGTACGGTAGGTACTGCTGGCTGAAACCCCCATGTCTTGAGagttgtctcttttctcttttctctccctctcggcTGGGGTTCTCCGTGAAATAATGGCGCCATTCAGCTTGGCCACGACCCGGCTGTGTGTGGCGGATCGacaagaaagaaggaagCGAGCGAAAAAGCCCGCCGGTTCACGACTATCCGGTCCATAGACGTCCCACTGCCGAGACGACGACGTGGTTCCTCTGTCGATCTAGAAAAAGGACCCCTACCTTGGCTTAGCTTGGGGACTCTAGTCTAGCTACAGTACCGATATCTCCTCTCCCATCCCAGGTCTGGGAAATCCGGGGGTGTGTGTGTCTGCTGACGTGCAGTTCCAGCAGAAAAGGGCAGGGCCCCACGGCACGGTAAAAGAGCTGCGCGAGATGACATCAGTGGTACAAGAAAGAAGCACCTCGTCATATCGCTTCTTGTCACATTCCTGATCCCGAGAATCCGGGCTTCGGCCCCTCTTTCCCCGCGATGGCTGACTCTATTTGGACCCTTTTTACTCATGTCAAGTGAAGCTGAAGCGAGTGCCGTAAGCCGCATCACTGAGTGACTGCTTGggcatcaacagcttcattGGAGTTTGATGCCGCCATGTCAGCATACATACCCGCGCCTACCGTGAATAACTCAGTCGACGGTCTGAGAGCCGAGCGAGTTAGAGCTTTTCTCAAGGTCACTTGCAACAGAATCGCTTGGCAAAAGTGGGTTGGCGTGTGAGGTGGCTGGGGGTAACTAACAGCGAGAGACAATTATCCCCTCAGCGAGATATCAACGCTAATCGCGGCGTGGGAAACACACGAGGAGGCACCACAGAGTTTCACTGTCAAACAAACCACACGCTGTTGACTCTGCTCCCCTCTGTCGCCTCTTATCTCTTTTCTCGTCCCGGCGTTGCCCGAAACTCTGAGCAATCCTCTTCAAGCAGGGGTGGGCGAgtggcctcttcttccccacaAGAGCACAAAAAAAATCACCGGGAATCGAACCGGGAATTGTTACACAGCGGTGAACAAGAGAGAGACGAGGCGACAAGAGGGATCCTAGCGGAGCCGCGGGTCCCCCCTCTCTCCCCTCATCCTCACCTCCACTCCCCTCATCTCATTCTCAGGGATTCAGGGTCGAGCGTGGCAAAGAAGTGAGAAGCCGTTGACGGCGCTAATGCACCCGGAACAATGGATCGGTAACCCACGCAGAATCCGCCGAATGGTTGCATCTCGGGCCCTCCActtgatggccatgatgccACAGAGAAATGAAGATGCTATCAACGTGATATCTGATAGTCAAGCATGGGAAACGACTCAGACGAGTGTCTTATCTGTCGTGCCCAGATCTCGATCAAACTGAATCTTAATTACAACCCATGACCCTGACCCGCTGAACAGTCAAGCAAATATTGAAACCCACATAGTACGACTCTACAGTGCTTGCTTTTCGTCATCCATCCCTGCCCACGCACCTGCAACCCAGGCACCAATTATTTCTTGCATGTCTCTGAGAGCATGTGAGCCGCCAATTCCCACTGATCCACGTACTGAACGCACGGGAGAAGGACACTCTCTGGAGTGGCGCGGCAATTTAGGGCGGTCTCAGTGCCACGGGGGGAAAAAGCAACCTGTGAAATGAGGGCTCTCCACACCGGTCTGGAGCGTAAGCTGCAACAAGCGGGCGGGAATAGGCGGCACGTTTTTCTCTCCTCGCATGCTTTTTTGCAGAGCGGTAGTTGCTACATGGCTGCAGATCGTGTCGATGAGTAGCTTTGTCCCGCTGCGGGAAGACGTGTGAGATACagagatgacgacgaggttgCAAGCCACCATATGCTAATTAGACAcgggatgatgatggagggtggCTTCATGCAGGTCAAACCGGCCAATTAACAAAGCAAGGAACCCCTTCTCGCGGGGGAGCCGGCTGGGCAGAGTTAGTTCCTCCGTGCCCTTCTTCTGCGCCTTCTTTAGCTTGCAGGTCCATGAAATTGAGGCCGTTGCTATTCCCGCAGACGGTTGCACACACCCCATACAGACTACAGGTGTGATCCCGCTTGAACAGAAATGGACATAATAGCCACGGATAAACCAGTTGTCATCTTGAAACCGTCAGCAGTTTCATGCGGAGTCCCCGCTGACATTCTCGTGGTGCTCCGGTTGTTCCCAGTTTTTGCAGACCCATCAAACCCACCAGCAAGAGGTCTGAGCGATATGCAGAGATCTATTAGCAATCGGGGAAGCGGAAGGAATAGTCAATGCGACGCTAATGAGTCGATGGATCCATTTCGTTCTCTGCTTTGATATAAACCTGTCACGTGTTGAACCTGTCTGCGAGTAGCTATGTAAGTCACGGATTGACATTAAAGCTTGAAGTGACAGATCGGTAATACAATACACCCAAACACACCAGTTGATAGATTCCTAGTCGTCCAATGACGAATCAGAACCAGGCCGGCAACTTCCAGCCCCTTAAGTGAGGTATCGGAATCCActgccaacaacaccacgcccagcagcctcttcctccctctccttctcctcgagcctCTTGTTCTCACGCTTGAGATAAAAGTGGAGAACAGTAGCAGCAATGATTGCAACAACCGCCATTGCACCGTTGACACTGAACGCTAAGATGAATCGAGGCCCGGCGTTGTTTGGGTAGAGATACGAGCCGTAGATACTGCAGATGGTGGCCATGGCGTTGTTGAAAGCCACAGCCGCGGCTCGCTTGGATACGGGGCggaagatggtgttggcaGTCCATACCATGGCCATATTGAAACCCGTATAGATGCCCGGAAGCATGATCATGGCTCCAAAATATCGAGGTCCTATACCAGAAGTGGCCgcagagatgatgaagcccgCCAACGCGCAAGAGATGGGAATGACCGTGTGCCAGTACCTCTCGCGAGTTCGGTCTGCACTCCAAGACACGAGGGCGCAAACAATACAGGCAAACAGATATGGTGGAGCCGTGAGAAGCAGGGTCGTGTTGCGATCCTTGCCCATGCTCTTGACCACGGTGGggaagaagctgttgatggcgatggcgctggCTGCTCCGTACACGACCACAACCAGGATCCAGTTCTTGGGATCTTTGATAAGGAGCTTGAAACCTTCAAAAAGAGGCTGCTTGGATCCTTCAGTCCAgtcctcttctccagcagcATCCTTCTCCATTCGCCACATGGCAAGAGCTCGTTCTTGCTCTGTAAGCCACTTTGTATTCGCAGGGAAATCCGGAAGGACGAAGAATGCAAGGACAGAGATGACAACAGTCGCAGAGCCTTCAATGATGAAAACCCAACGCCAGGCGAGAAGTCCATGGGCGCCATCGAGGTTATCCATTATAGCAGCTGCGATCAGGCCCGAGAAGGCTCCCGAGATCAAGGATCCACAGTAAAAGATGCCAGTCCGGACACCGAGCTCGCTTCGGACGTACCAGGCGCTCAGAGTAGCCAGGGCACCGGGGTAGAAGGCTGCTTCGAcgaagccgaggaggaatcgagtgacgaggaggccggCAAAGTTCTGAGCAGCTCCACTGCAAGCACAGAGGATTCCCTATCACCGGTGTTAGTTGAAGTCTTCAAGGACGAGTTTTAAGTAGTTTCTTACCCACACAACCATGCATCCAGTCAAGTACATGGCAGGTTTTCCAATCTTGTTGAGAAGCATGTTGGAAGGCACCTGCATGAGGATATAGCCAACAAAGAGAATGGAAACACAGGTCTGCAGCCGGTCAGGAATAGTTTGCATCAACACAAAGGAAACAAACGTACCTGAAATTCATTTGGACCCAGGTTCAAGTCCTCTTCCAGTCCTCCAAGTCGAGCTGCTCCAATCGCATTTCTAAATCCAATGTTGGTGGAGAACGTCAATGTCTGGTTTGTGGGACATACCTATCAAGATAGTTCATGATATAGATGAGAATCATGGTCGGTAGCAACCTCAGGTCAACCTTTcggaggagcttcttctcgagagTCTTAAACTCCTCCTCAGAGAGGCTTCTGAGGATCCCGGGCATCTGGCTGTTCTCCTCGACAAACGACACCACCTTGCCGAGGCCGTGGTCCTCTGAAGAAGGCGCTTTCGTCTTTACGTCTGAACCCATGATTGAATATTGCAGTATCAGATGAATTTGAATCAAGATCAAGTTGGCACGAAAATCTGTGCTTCAACGCTCTCTGAACCTCGAGTCAAACTGATGAACCCCCCCTTATATACaaccttcaacaccacaccAGCAAGATAATCCGAGCTATCAGATAGCCATTCCCTTGCCAGATAGAGACCAATCCAAGATAGCACACGACCAGGTCGAGTCAAGCGTGTACGATCTCTTTCGCGGGGAACCCTAGATGACAGGCAGGACAAGCCAGGATGAGATTGCGGGGAAACCATGATAACGAAGGAGtcagtcatgatgatggcggtgTTTTCGGCCGCTAAAGATATCTAGCCGAAGTCTCTCGAAGCGAAGAAACACTATCATGAGTCGCGGACCACAACTTGGCTCTTACACTAAGAAACTGAGGCTTCTCGCGAGGCTTGGCTCAAGAGAACCGAAGGGGGTCCATCCCTGCAACTTTCTGGAACCGGCCGCTAATGCGCGTCAGGCCGAACGACAAGCCCTAGCGTGGAATCGGCCGCTAATGCAAGCTGAGCCGGTTGATCAGCAAGGAGAGGGACACTAGAGCCCATCCCAGGGGTGGTGCCCGACTGATTTTCGAGGGCTTGCTTGCTTCGGCCGCTTGCGCTAGCTGGGCCGAACAGACCTTTTCAGGTCCGCCTCTTCCGCGGATATGCCCACGTTTAGCCACGCGGTGTTTTACGTGCTTGAAACCGGTGAAAGGGGTGGCGAGGTGATTGGGTGCTTGACGCGCTATCTCGTCATGTGTCCGAGCGGTTATCTTGCTTGGGGGAAAAACAATCTGCTTGCGGGGGAGGAAACACCACGACCGGTGAAGGAAGCGAGACGGCaagcagagagagagaagaggaattACTGCATCGGCTGGAGAGTTGTCACAGCCGATCACATTGCTCAAAGAGTTACCGGTTGACgaatataaataaactacTAGAGTCAATAGGCTAGAGCCATCAagcaacaccatcctcacccatcaacaccatACCCTTCAAGTCTCAGTTCACAACCATGAGCAAACCATCAgttctcatcatcggcggAGGCGTCTTTGGAACCTCAACTGCCTACCACCTGGCCGAAAGAGGCTTTGACCAGGTCACCGTGGTCGACCGCTTCGAGCCGCCGTCCAGAGACTCAGCCGCGACGGACCTGAACAAGGTCATCCGCGCCGACTACCCCAACCCTCTGTACGccaagcttggccttgagaccTTGGGCGTCTGGAAGGACCCCGGATCTCTCTTCAAGGGTCTCTACAAGGAGACGGGATGGGTCATGGGTGGCCATGAGGCTACCAACGGGTGGCTCGAGAACGCCAAAGATCTGGCGCGGAGGACTAACCGTCCTGGCGTCGAGTACTTGACTGCTGAGCAGATGAGACAGAAGTGGCCAGCCTTGAGCGGAGAGTTTCCGGGCTGGACCAACTTGTATAGTCCTCAAGCAGGATGGGTGAGTTTACTTCTCATTGAGCCATAGAATAGCATACTGATCATCTTTGCCACCAGGTCCCCTCCGGTCAGGCCCTCCTCCGAATGGCGCAAGCTGCCCAGGCAAAGGGCGCCAGGTACATCACAGGTGACGCAGGCCACATCAAGAAGTTGCTGTACGACCGGGACGGCACATGCAGGGGTGCCGTGGCAGCCAATGGCCAGCTCCATCAAGCCGACATGGTCGTCGTGGCAGCTGGAGCAAGCCTGCCCGCCCTGGTCGACGGCGCAAATACGGACGTGGTGGCGCAGACTTCGGCAATCTGTGTCATCCAGCTTGAGCCTCATGAGGTTGAGAAGTACAAGGACATTCCCATCATCGATGATTTCGAGCAGGGTGAGTTTAGGTTGTTTGACTTTGCTGGGCCGACTGCTGACGAGATAGGCATCATCTTTCCTCCCGATGAGAACGGCCTTATCAAGCTCTGCAGTGTGAGACTTGTGACCAACTACAAGAACCACGATGTACCTGGTGCATCTATCCTGCACTCAGTGGGCGACTATCCAGACGATGGATGCcccaaggagctggaggatgagatcAGGCAGTTTGTGCGCGAGATGATTCCCGAACTGGCCGATCGACCATTCGTCACGACCCGACTCTGCTGGTAAGCATCTCTCAACCCAATTCATCTTCGCCGACTAATCATTTCCAGGGACGGCATGGCCAAAGACCTCAACTTCCGCATCTGCCCTTACCCCTCAACCAAGAACCTCTACATCGCCACGGCGGGATCCAACCACGGCTTCAAGTTCCTCCCCGTCATTGGCAAGTACGTGGCCGACATGCTCGAGggcaagctggccaaggagtGGACGGACCTCTGGAGCTGGCGCTTCGGCAAGGTCCCCGCCAACTTCCAGGACCCTCACCCGTTCCCCCTCCGAGACCTCTCCGAGTTGACGGGCTGGAAGGGGAGAAACGCCCCTGGCGCGGGAAAGCTTCCCTGGACGTGGAGCCGGAGTCGTCTGTGAGAGTAGGAGAGTCTAGATACACCCCCTAGTTGTATAGAATGAAATGGATGGCAAGCAGGAAATGCAACCCGAGAACGCAGGGATCAGTCACATGACCGAGCTCGCGATAGATCCACAGAGAATGACCCAATAAGCTCCAAATCCGCTCCAACGGATCTTCGTGCCCACGCTATTGCACCGGTCTCCAGCGTTAGCGTTGTTGTCTCGCTTTGGAGGCTCTGTTTTCTCCCCGACACGACTCGTGGCAGTGTTGCCTCTGCTCCACATTGCTTGCTTCCTTCAGTGCTTCTCCATGTACAGTACCTACTCCAAGTTTGGTCTCGATAAAATCCCGTAACAGAGAGTGAGAGAAGTTTCCAAAAAAGAGGCCTTGTCCTACGTCACTAGCTCTGAGCCTATTCCAAACCAAACAAACCCCTGCTTTTCTCGCCAACGGCGTCTCCGCACGCCTCAAATCTTTTACAATCTCGTTCTCCCCTCAAAGATTTGCGGTGAGGCATTCAAGCAAGGCATCCTCGTTGGTAAGAAAAATGtcccagcaacaacaccaacccATGCCTTCCAGCCGTTGACCGGGTACTTCGCAGCGCTTGGGTTGCAATAACATGGGGTCGCAATGGGCAAGTTCAAGGGCCGCAATGCTGTGGCCTGCACGGCATGCCACGCCCAAAAGCTAAAGTGCAGCGGCGGTATGTTCGATGTTCATGATAGCTCACTTTGACCCAATTACTCAAGCCTCCACAGGAACTCCTTGCAGCCGCTGCACCCTGCGTAACCGAGAATGCATATAtccaaagaaagaaaagtTCATCGCCGTCCCGGAGAGCTACCTGCGCGAGATTGAAGGCGAGGCGAGTCTCAACCGTCAgtccagcgccagcgccgccgagttctcctcctctgccgaCACCCagtccagcttcttcacctcCGACCGACATGAGACGACCGACTATTCACCTGTCAGTGACAACCGGGCTGCGAGGAGTCACCTCAGAGAAGACTGCAGCGCCGAGCGCTTCatccagaagctcaaggacctcTCCTCGTCGTTGCATCCCTTTGTTCAGTCCGACATGTGCCAACCGCTGGGGACTGGCAATGAGAGCGGTTACACCTATCTGCGTCTGAAATCCGACTTTCACCGTGAGTGGGATGAAACCTCGAGTCTCTTGCTGGCTGGATATCTTGCTCATCTCTGCGCATCCCAGAACCCGAGGTTTCAGTCAAACTACCACCCAAACCCTATGCTTTACGCCTCCTCGATATTTTCGAGGATATCTTCTGCGACTATCACTGGTTTCTCCGCAGAGACTTTCGAGAGCGGCTGTCTCTGACCTACTCTCATCCCATCAGCCAGTCTGGCGATAGGAACTGGTTCTGCCGGGTTTCTGTCGTTCTAGCTCTGGCCCAGACGTTTGTATACAGCGAAGCTTCCAATTCGTCTGAAGCGGAGCGGCCAAGGTCTGGTTCCGGATCTCAGGGAGACAGCTCTCGAACTTTGACGCTCCTACCTCCGGGATCAGATCTATTCGAGCAAGCAGTGCTCCTATTCAAGATATCCTCTGAAGAACCAATCCTGGAGGACATTGAAGCTTTGAATCTGATGGTGCGTGATACATCGAGGCTAGTAAATGCATGAGAAGATAGACTAACTCTCCGGGAATAGGCCTTCTACTGTTACTCCCTAAACCGACGGAAAACCGCCTTTCTCTACGCCAGCCAGAGCATCACACTGGCAAAGCTGTTACATCTCGACAAGGCACAGCCATACCAGTCCAAAGATGCGGCAAACAAAGCCAGCAACCACCAGCAGGTTACGAGCGAACACATGAGAAGACTCTGGTGGACGTCATACTGCATGGACAGAATGGTGGCCACGGAACTCGGCTTAACCCCCACGCAGTGGACGATTCCACAAACAGTTTCCCTTCCTTCATCTGCTGGTCTGATGTCTGAAGACCTGGGTCAGTTCTTTGATCCTGCCATCCTGGCTGCTCAGATCCAACTCTGCGAGATCAAGCGCAGGGTGTGGGACACGGTGACTGGGTTGCTGCGAACCCCTGACTATCATTCCATCCTCAATGCAATACAACCTTGCCTGAATCTCTTGCAGAACTGGAAAGAGAGTTTGCCTGGTCACATGGCTCTTCGGTTTGACACTTGCCAGAGCATGTTCAACTTGCCATGTGCCAGAGGCCTTGCATCTCTGTATCTGCGATACCACCAGGTATGTTTGCTCGTCGGCGTTTATCACGTTTGAGTGCAAATACTCACTGGTCCTAGTGCTTTACTGTCCTACTGCGTCCTTTCTTTCTTCAAGAGCTATCCGGTATCATGCAAGAGCGATTGGGCAAGCCAACCCAAAGCATGACAACTGCCAGCGACCAGATACAAGCTATCAAGATACAGTGTCTCGAAGCGGCTAGGAACAATTGTATCAttcttcttgatctttcGACAAACAGCAAGATTGGTCAGGCTTCCCTTCCATTCTCTCAACTCGAGCTAACTTAGCAAACAGCAAAATACGGTTACTGGGATTCAATCCATACGTTTTCGTCCTTGGCCATCCTCTCGCTCTCCAACATCCCGTCGATCGACCCTCGGGGACCAAAGTCGGAAGCTGACGCACGACTATACACCGACTCCCGAGCTATACTAGAAGATATGGCACGAAGTGGCAATCCTTCTGCCAAGGACCATGAGTCCCTCCTGACAGatgtcgaggccatggtgaaGGAGGTGTCATCTCAGGCAGACCAGCCAATGATGGATCCCGACGCCACTATCACGGACCCATGGGAGCTGCAGCCTAGTTTCGGAGATGTCGGGTTCTATGAGCTGATATCCGATCAGCTGTGGTGGGACATTGACTGGAGCAACCTCTCCAGCACATACGCTGAGGGCCTAGGTCCAGGGTTTCCTGGTTAAAGGTTTTCTCACCGGCCGATGGTATGATTCTTTGTATATAGTCTAGACGTTTATGAGTAGTATCACAACCATGAGGTAGGACTTTTGCTTTTTAACAGCATAGCAGTAGTTGAGATAGTCGCAAGCGACAAGGTATATCCAGACGATCAAGTCTTTGGTCTGAATTCTGTTTAACAGTCTGCTCGTGATATATGCTTCTTGCAAGTGACTTTCTTGTACGCCATTTGCACTTACTACAAGCATTATGGCCCAGGGTAAGTCGCCAGCTTCCTTTGGTAAATTGCTGCGCGACACCTTCAAATCCGCCTCAGCAAGACAATACCGCCTCCTGGAAAGACACAGATCTCGATAAAGCATTATTTCTATAAATTTTACGTCCAACAGTTTTTTTTATTTGTATGTATATATCAAAAACGCGCAACGCGTCTCACTCCACACCCCGTGGCGCCCAATGTCCGACGGTCCGGACTTCAGTACATGGCGATAGATCAGAGCCTTACTGTGCCATATCAAGCTGTCAGTAACCAATACTTGCTCCATTATCCCCCTTTCCCTCGCGAGCACCTTGTCCTCTTCTCTCACCAAATTCCATCGGGTTCTCTCCCGACGACCGAGCCCCTGTTTCTAATCTAAGCACATGCGACATGTCTCAGATATCCCTTGTCCAACCcgaaaaagcaaaaaagaGAACTCGTTCGGTTATTAACGGGTGCACGTAGCCCGTACATAAATACATATCAGGCCCACCTTCGCTTGCATTGGTCTCAACGGTGAATCTGCACGAGAACAGACACTGGAGACCCGGTGAGCTAGACTCAATGCACATGCACAGGGCATGAAGCAAATCAGGGC encodes:
- a CDS encoding MFS domain-containing protein, translated to MGSDVKTKAPSSEDHGLGKVVSFVEENSQMPGILRSLSEEEFKTLEKKLLRKVDLRLLPTMILIYIMNYLDRNAIGAARLGGLEEDLNLGPNEFQTCVSILFVGYILMQVPSNMLLNKIGKPAMYLTGCMVVWGILCACSGAAQNFAGLLVTRFLLGFVEAAFYPGALATLSAWYVRSELGVRTGIFYCGSLISGAFSGLIAAAIMDNLDGAHGLLAWRWVFIIEGSATVVISVLAFFVLPDFPANTKWLTEQERALAMWRMEKDAAGEEDWTEGSKQPLFEGFKLLIKDPKNWILVVVVYGAASAIAINSFFPTVVKSMGKDRNTTLLLTAPPYLFACIVCALVSWSADRTRERYWHTVIPISCALAGFIISAATSGIGPRYFGAMIMLPGIYTGFNMAMVWTANTIFRPVSKRAAAVAFNNAMATICSIYGSYLYPNNAGPRFILAFSVNGAMAVVAIIAATVLHFYLKRENKRLEEKEREEEAAGRGVVGSGFRYLT
- a CDS encoding DAO domain-containing protein — translated: MSKPSVLIIGGGVFGTSTAYHLAERGFDQVTVVDRFEPPSRDSAATDLNKVIRADYPNPLYAKLGLETLGVWKDPGSLFKGLYKETGWVMGGHEATNGWLENAKDLARRTNRPGVEYLTAEQMRQKWPALSGEFPGWTNLYSPQAGWVPSGQALLRMAQAAQAKGARYITGDAGHIKKLLYDRDGTCRGAVAANGQLHQADMVVVAAGASLPALVDGANTDVVAQTSAICVIQLEPHEVEKYKDIPIIDDFEQGEFRLFDFAGPTADEIGIIFPPDENGLIKLCSVRLVTNYKNHDVPGASILHSVGDYPDDGCPKELEDEIRQFVREMIPELADRPFVTTRLCWDGMAKDLNFRICPYPSTKNLYIATAGSNHGFKFLPVIGKYVADMLEGKLAKEWTDLWSWRFGKVPANFQDPHPFPLRDLSELTGWKGRNAPGAGKLPWTWSRSRL
- a CDS encoding Zn(2)-C6 fungal-type domain-containing protein, translating into MGKFKGRNAVACTACHAQKLKCSGGTPCSRCTLRNRECIYPKKEKFIAVPESYLREIEGEASLNRQSSASAAEFSSSADTQSSFFTSDRHETTDYSPVSDNRAARSHLREDCSAERFIQKLKDLSSSLHPFVQSDMCQPLGTGNESGYTYLRLKSDFHQPEVSVKLPPKPYALRLLDIFEDIFCDYHWFLRRDFRERLSLTYSHPISQSGDRNWFCRVSVVLALAQTFVYSEASNSSEAERPRSGSGSQGDSSRTLTLLPPGSDLFEQAVLLFKISSEEPILEDIEALNLMAFYCYSLNRRKTAFLYASQSITLAKLLHLDKAQPYQSKDAANKASNHQQVTSEHMRRLWWTSYCMDRMVATELGLTPTQWTIPQTVSLPSSAGLMSEDLGQFFDPAILAAQIQLCEIKRRVWDTVTGLLRTPDYHSILNAIQPCLNLLQNWKESLPGHMALRFDTCQSMFNLPCARGLASLYLRYHQCFTVLLRPFFLQELSGIMQERLGKPTQSMTTASDQIQAIKIQCLEAARNNCIILLDLSTNSKIAKYGYWDSIHTFSSLAILSLSNIPSIDPRGPKSEADARLYTDSRAILEDMARSGNPSAKDHESLLTDVEAMVKEVSSQADQPMMDPDATITDPWELQPSFGDVGFYELISDQLWWDIDWSNLSSTYAEGLGPGFPG